In Priestia megaterium NBRC 15308 = ATCC 14581, the following proteins share a genomic window:
- a CDS encoding DeoR/GlpR family DNA-binding transcription regulator, which produces MLTPERHQLILKLLKEKELVKVQEFIEVTGASESTIRRDLSQLEEEQMLKRVHGGASLIRSKRIELSVIEKSAKNVQDKRNIAEYAASIINEGDCIFLDAGTTTYEMIPFLKQKDVVVVTNGLMHLNPMLEQGITLYLIGGSVKHKTGALIGNGALLSLEQYRFDKCFMGANGIHHQYGYTTPDPEEALIKQTAMKLSRESYILSDSTKFFETSFAKIADLHEAKIITNDVPSDVLIQYANKTDIKVVKS; this is translated from the coding sequence ATGTTAACGCCGGAGAGACATCAACTAATCTTAAAACTTTTAAAAGAGAAAGAACTTGTAAAAGTGCAAGAGTTTATCGAAGTTACAGGCGCTTCGGAATCCACAATTAGAAGAGACTTAAGTCAACTAGAAGAAGAGCAAATGCTCAAACGTGTTCACGGTGGCGCTTCGCTTATTCGCAGTAAACGAATTGAACTGAGCGTTATCGAAAAATCTGCTAAAAATGTTCAAGATAAACGAAACATTGCAGAGTATGCGGCTTCCATTATAAATGAAGGTGACTGTATTTTTTTAGATGCAGGAACTACAACGTATGAAATGATTCCTTTTTTAAAGCAAAAAGATGTAGTTGTCGTGACAAATGGTTTAATGCATTTAAACCCGATGCTAGAACAAGGTATCACCCTCTATTTAATTGGAGGATCCGTTAAACATAAAACGGGCGCTTTAATTGGCAATGGAGCTCTTTTAAGTCTTGAGCAATATCGTTTTGATAAGTGCTTTATGGGAGCGAATGGGATTCATCATCAATATGGATATACAACTCCCGATCCAGAAGAAGCATTAATCAAGCAAACGGCAATGAAGCTGTCTAGAGAATCTTATATTTTATCAGATTCTACTAAGTTTTTTGAAACAAGTTTTGCGAAAATAGCCGATTTACATGAAGCAAAAATTATAACAAATGACGTACCTAGCGATGTACTTATACAGTATGCAAACAAAACAGACATAAAGGTTGTGAAATCATGA
- the pfkB gene encoding 1-phosphofructokinase: MIYTCTLNPSVDYVVHVSAFEEGGLNRTTNEAKFPGGKGINVSRVLKRLGVDNKALGFVAGFTGTYIEDYLKAENIETAFTRVDGDTRINVKLKTEKETEINGQGPAITDEALQSLLTQVKQMTEGDIFVLAGSIPKTLPSSVYETLTELAAANGVKVVVDASGKTLLDVVFHKPFFIKPNHHELAELFDVEVNSAEDALVYGKKLVEQGAQNVVVSMAGDGALLINESGVYSATVPKGTVKNSVGAGDSLVAGFIASYVKQGDLLEAFQTGVASGSATAFSLELCTAEDVKTLREQVSITKVE; encoded by the coding sequence ATGATTTATACATGTACGTTGAACCCATCCGTTGATTACGTAGTACATGTTTCAGCATTCGAAGAAGGCGGGCTTAACCGCACAACGAATGAAGCCAAGTTTCCAGGAGGAAAAGGCATTAACGTCTCTCGCGTTTTAAAGCGATTAGGTGTTGATAATAAAGCTCTCGGTTTTGTAGCCGGCTTTACAGGAACCTATATTGAAGACTACTTAAAAGCGGAGAATATCGAAACAGCTTTTACAAGAGTTGATGGAGATACCCGCATTAACGTAAAGTTAAAAACGGAAAAAGAAACAGAAATTAACGGTCAAGGACCTGCTATTACAGACGAAGCGCTTCAGTCTTTATTGACTCAAGTAAAGCAAATGACTGAAGGCGATATCTTCGTATTAGCAGGGAGTATACCGAAAACGCTTCCAAGTTCCGTGTATGAAACATTAACTGAACTAGCTGCAGCGAACGGAGTAAAAGTTGTAGTAGATGCAAGTGGAAAAACCTTGCTAGACGTCGTGTTTCACAAGCCGTTTTTTATCAAACCGAATCATCATGAACTTGCAGAATTGTTTGATGTAGAAGTAAACAGTGCAGAAGATGCGCTAGTATATGGTAAAAAACTCGTGGAACAAGGAGCGCAAAACGTCGTTGTATCCATGGCAGGCGATGGAGCACTTCTTATTAACGAAAGCGGTGTCTACAGTGCCACAGTCCCTAAAGGAACAGTGAAAAATTCTGTTGGAGCTGGCGATTCACTTGTAGCTGGATTTATTGCTTCTTATGTAAAGCAAGGGGATTTATTAGAAGCCTTTCAAACAGGAGTTGCTTCAGGAAGTGCCACAGCATTCTCACTTGAATTATGTACAGCAGAAGATGTAAAGACGCTTCGTGAACAAGTGTCAATCACAAAGGTAGAGTAG
- a CDS encoding YolD-like family protein: MNVYQDELKQYAKLVMPEHLEKMKKMYSPDAHKQPLGLRKEKIEHIENVIMNSYSEHHPVTLHVYEAGHIQRYERVTIDKVSLQSNTLMVTGPCYTYSIRADAVIEADVWKDESYSS; the protein is encoded by the coding sequence ATGAACGTGTATCAAGATGAATTAAAACAGTATGCGAAGTTAGTAATGCCCGAGCATTTAGAGAAAATGAAGAAAATGTACAGTCCCGATGCGCATAAGCAGCCTTTAGGGTTGAGAAAAGAAAAGATTGAGCATATTGAAAATGTCATTATGAACAGTTACTCGGAGCATCATCCAGTAACACTTCACGTCTATGAAGCAGGACATATTCAAAGGTATGAACGAGTGACGATTGATAAAGTCTCGCTGCAGTCGAATACGCTGATGGTTACAGGCCCTTGTTATACATATTCGATTCGAGCGGATGCAGTAATTGAAGCAGATGTATGGAAAGATGAAAGCTACTCTAGCTAA